From one Alicyclobacillus acidocaldarius subsp. acidocaldarius Tc-4-1 genomic stretch:
- a CDS encoding phosphatase PAP2 family protein, with product MYLNAWLKSYYHIVRPIGVPGIRSGDIRSATGLSMPSGHAQGTMTFFTALALWLRRPLWLLLAILLSVAVGISRVYLGLHWPMDVVIGWVAGLAIGFCGWQIGRWWTYRGIPFGVALALAVLFPAALLVLARDVTSAVYAVFLLVGGVGAALEKRFLRTSLDPVLWKRVAAGVIALGGVVAVQLAVQAHLEEPLWQYARAAALAAWATVLAPWLFQFLGLYTREADSHRDG from the coding sequence ATGTACCTGAACGCGTGGCTCAAGTCCTATTATCACATCGTCCGGCCCATCGGTGTGCCTGGGATTCGGTCCGGCGACATTCGTTCCGCGACGGGGCTGTCGATGCCGAGCGGCCACGCGCAGGGGACCATGACGTTCTTCACGGCCCTCGCGCTATGGCTGCGCCGCCCGCTGTGGCTTCTTCTCGCCATCCTCCTGTCGGTCGCCGTCGGCATCTCGCGCGTCTATCTCGGGCTTCACTGGCCGATGGATGTGGTCATCGGCTGGGTAGCAGGACTTGCCATTGGTTTTTGCGGCTGGCAGATTGGGCGGTGGTGGACGTATCGCGGTATCCCGTTTGGCGTCGCCCTGGCGCTCGCCGTCCTCTTCCCGGCCGCGCTCCTCGTCCTCGCGCGCGACGTCACGTCGGCGGTCTACGCGGTGTTTCTGCTCGTGGGCGGTGTGGGTGCAGCGCTCGAGAAGCGGTTTCTTCGCACTTCCCTCGATCCCGTCCTGTGGAAGCGCGTGGCAGCGGGCGTGATCGCGCTGGGGGGTGTGGTTGCGGTACAATTGGCGGTACAAGCGCATCTGGAGGAGCCCTTGTGGCAGTACGCGCGCGCGGCGGCTTTGGCCGCCTGGGCCACCGTGCTCGCGCCGTGGCTGTTTCAATTCCTCGGACTGTACACGCGGGAGGCAGATTCCCATCGAGATGGATAA
- a CDS encoding ABC-F family ATP-binding cassette domain-containing protein: MILLQANRVKKSYDGMEVLRGASMTVRAGDKIGLVGPNGAGKSTLLRILTGEEAPDEGSVYVKSGVELGYVAQFIGRGDDMRMYDFVAEAKRPIQQLERELRALEVQMSDPALYEDEARFADIAHVYEEKTRRFESLGGYQWETDVRRVLAGLNFPSEMYDVPISTLSGGQRTRLALARLLAARPDVLLLDEPTNYLDMDTLAWLEDFLSHGEMSLVVISHDRYFLDRVTRLTVALEGGQTRAYPGPYRVYLEMRAAEREEMWRRYEAQQDEIARMEAFIERNIARASTHRRAQSRRRMLERMERIERPPADDPSLWMRFSVRRTSGEDVLEVRDLAIGHRGQALARHISFRVQRGMRLAILGPNGAGKTTLLRTLVGELRPIGGWFRFGQGVDLGYYAQEDGGLPPDERVIDVVWNAYPDLDHTSVRKLLAQFLFRGEDVLKPVGALSGGEQSRLRLCLLMQSGANVLIMDEPTNHLDIPSKEALEAALADYDGTLIFVSHDRYFIDKLATHVAVLKPDGMEWYIGNYTDYVEKVTENERLRRIEGAEDESETGGNGKREVAEEPPARRRIRSSEARKLEAEIARWEEAAHRMEREMEQVAKEQSEAAVAQEIERLRDLDARYRRLEAEYQHALEQWEAKSLELEELRKALEDWHG; this comes from the coding sequence ATGATCCTTTTGCAAGCGAATCGAGTGAAAAAGAGTTACGACGGGATGGAGGTGCTGCGCGGGGCTTCCATGACCGTCCGCGCGGGCGACAAAATCGGCCTTGTGGGCCCAAACGGCGCGGGCAAGTCGACCCTGCTCCGCATTCTCACGGGAGAAGAAGCGCCGGACGAAGGCAGCGTGTACGTGAAGAGCGGTGTGGAACTTGGCTACGTCGCGCAGTTCATCGGCCGTGGGGACGACATGCGCATGTACGATTTCGTTGCCGAGGCGAAGCGGCCCATTCAGCAACTGGAGCGCGAACTGCGCGCGCTCGAGGTACAGATGAGCGATCCGGCGCTGTACGAAGACGAGGCGCGGTTTGCAGATATCGCGCACGTGTACGAGGAGAAGACGCGGCGGTTCGAGTCCCTCGGCGGCTACCAGTGGGAGACGGACGTCCGCCGCGTCCTCGCCGGGCTCAACTTTCCGAGCGAGATGTACGACGTCCCCATTTCCACGCTCTCCGGCGGGCAACGGACGCGGCTCGCCCTGGCGAGGCTCCTCGCGGCTCGCCCGGACGTCCTTTTGCTCGACGAGCCCACGAACTACCTCGACATGGACACCCTCGCCTGGCTGGAGGACTTTTTGTCACACGGGGAGATGTCGCTCGTGGTCATCTCCCACGACCGGTATTTTCTCGATCGCGTCACGCGCCTCACGGTGGCGCTGGAGGGCGGACAGACGCGGGCGTATCCAGGGCCCTATCGCGTCTACCTGGAGATGCGGGCCGCCGAGCGCGAGGAGATGTGGCGGCGATACGAGGCGCAGCAGGACGAGATCGCCCGGATGGAGGCGTTCATCGAGCGGAACATCGCGCGGGCGTCCACGCACCGAAGAGCGCAGAGCCGCCGCCGAATGCTCGAGCGCATGGAGCGGATCGAGCGCCCTCCCGCGGACGATCCGTCGCTTTGGATGCGGTTTTCCGTGCGGCGCACCTCGGGCGAGGACGTGCTCGAGGTGCGCGATCTCGCCATTGGCCATCGCGGCCAGGCACTCGCGCGCCACATCAGCTTCCGCGTCCAGCGCGGCATGCGGCTCGCCATTCTCGGCCCGAACGGCGCCGGCAAGACCACGCTTCTTCGCACGCTCGTCGGGGAACTCCGGCCCATCGGAGGCTGGTTCCGTTTCGGCCAGGGCGTCGATCTCGGCTATTACGCCCAGGAGGATGGCGGCCTGCCGCCAGACGAGCGCGTGATTGACGTCGTGTGGAACGCCTACCCGGACCTCGACCACACCTCCGTGCGAAAGCTCTTGGCGCAGTTCTTGTTCCGCGGGGAGGACGTGTTGAAACCCGTCGGCGCGCTTTCCGGCGGCGAACAGAGCCGCCTGAGACTGTGCCTGCTCATGCAGAGCGGCGCCAACGTCCTCATCATGGACGAGCCCACCAATCACCTCGACATCCCGAGCAAGGAGGCGCTCGAGGCGGCGCTCGCCGATTACGATGGCACGCTCATCTTCGTCTCGCACGATCGGTACTTCATCGACAAGCTCGCGACGCACGTCGCGGTGCTGAAACCCGATGGGATGGAGTGGTACATCGGCAACTACACCGACTACGTCGAGAAGGTGACGGAGAACGAGCGGCTCAGGCGCATCGAAGGCGCGGAGGACGAATCCGAGACGGGCGGCAATGGCAAGCGGGAGGTCGCCGAAGAGCCACCGGCCCGGCGGCGCATCCGCTCCAGTGAAGCGCGCAAGCTGGAGGCCGAGATCGCGCGGTGGGAGGAAGCCGCTCACCGCATGGAGCGAGAGATGGAGCAGGTGGCGAAGGAGCAGAGCGAAGCCGCGGTGGCACAGGAGATTGAGCGCCTGCGCGATCTCGACGCGCGCTACAGGCGCCTTGAAGCGGAATACCAGCACGCGCTCGAGCAGTGGGAAGCGAAATCGCTGGAACTCGAGGAGCTGCGAAAGGCGCTCGAGGACTGGCACGGCTAG
- the groES gene encoding co-chaperone GroES translates to MLKPLADRVVVRPVEREEKTASGIFLPDNAKEKPQEGEVIAVGPGKLDEKGNRVAMEVKVGDRVIYSKYAGTEVKVNNEELLILRESDILAIVEK, encoded by the coding sequence ATGTTGAAGCCGCTCGCTGATCGCGTGGTGGTCCGTCCGGTGGAGCGTGAGGAAAAGACCGCTAGTGGGATTTTCCTGCCGGACAACGCGAAGGAGAAGCCGCAGGAGGGCGAAGTGATCGCCGTTGGCCCGGGGAAGCTCGATGAGAAGGGCAACCGCGTGGCGATGGAGGTCAAGGTCGGCGATCGCGTCATCTACTCGAAGTACGCGGGCACTGAGGTCAAGGTGAACAACGAGGAGCTCTTGATCCTGCGCGAGAGCGACATCTTGGCGATTGTCGAGAAGTAA
- the mobB gene encoding molybdopterin-guanine dinucleotide biosynthesis protein B, producing MRDVEGPVILGIAGFSDSGKSCLAEALVQEAAARGLRVAYLKHDGHADEAPDDWEKLGSDTARQAAAGASVTMVASKRGFLLRSRQEGGFPEWFAAIRAVADVDVVIAEGGKRAAHAKVAVVRGEGEWTQLLAAGAVAIAAVVSPDWAPMGFPVPVFRPHQAADLLAWWQARWRQGALDAPMVPE from the coding sequence ATGCGTGACGTGGAGGGGCCTGTCATCCTCGGCATTGCGGGCTTTTCGGACTCCGGCAAATCGTGTCTCGCAGAGGCCCTCGTCCAAGAAGCGGCGGCGCGAGGACTTCGCGTGGCCTACCTGAAGCACGACGGCCACGCGGACGAGGCGCCCGACGACTGGGAGAAGCTCGGATCCGACACTGCGCGCCAAGCGGCCGCCGGCGCGTCCGTGACGATGGTCGCGAGCAAGCGCGGCTTTCTCCTGCGATCGCGACAGGAGGGCGGATTTCCCGAGTGGTTCGCGGCCATCCGCGCCGTCGCGGATGTGGACGTCGTGATCGCAGAGGGGGGCAAGCGGGCGGCGCACGCGAAAGTTGCGGTGGTGCGGGGCGAGGGTGAATGGACACAGCTGCTCGCCGCGGGCGCCGTGGCCATCGCGGCGGTCGTCTCGCCCGATTGGGCGCCCATGGGGTTCCCGGTGCCGGTGTTTCGGCCTCATCAGGCAGCGGATCTCCTGGCGTGGTGGCAAGCACGGTGGCGCCAGGGCGCGCTCGACGCGCCTATGGTTCCCGAATGA
- a CDS encoding NAD(P)/FAD-dependent oxidoreductase has product MRYPIVIVGGGTAGISTAARLLREHPSWRGQVAIVEPAEKHYYQPLWTLVGAGAAPREATVRDEASLIPPGAVWIRDAVVAFRPEQGEVELASGAALSYDALVVSMGIQMDWNKIKGLEGNIGRNGICSNYTYEYVQTTWSALQNFRGGNAVFTMPETPIKCGGAPQKIAYLADDYLRKKGVRHKAQIHFVTGTPTIFSVKKYADALMKVVERKHIHTHFKHRLIEVKADDRVAVFENLDTGETMALEFDLLHVVPPMSAPDVIKQSPLANEAGWVDVDKFTLQHLRYPNVFSLGDCSGLPTSKTGAAIRKQVPVLVHNLTAYLANRPLEAEYHGYTSCPLVTGYGRLILAEFDYSHEPDETFPFDQGQERFSMYVLKKSFLPVLYWDGMLKGLM; this is encoded by the coding sequence ATGCGTTATCCCATTGTCATTGTGGGCGGCGGAACTGCGGGGATTTCGACAGCTGCACGATTGCTTCGGGAACATCCAAGTTGGCGGGGACAGGTGGCCATCGTGGAGCCTGCCGAGAAGCACTACTATCAACCGCTTTGGACGTTGGTCGGCGCGGGAGCGGCACCGCGAGAGGCAACGGTACGGGATGAGGCGTCGCTCATACCGCCGGGTGCTGTGTGGATTCGGGACGCCGTCGTCGCCTTCCGGCCGGAGCAGGGCGAGGTCGAACTGGCGTCAGGGGCCGCACTTTCATACGATGCGCTCGTGGTTTCCATGGGCATTCAGATGGATTGGAACAAAATCAAGGGGCTTGAGGGCAACATCGGTCGCAACGGGATCTGCAGCAATTATACGTACGAGTACGTCCAGACGACGTGGAGCGCGCTTCAGAACTTCCGCGGCGGCAACGCCGTGTTCACCATGCCGGAGACGCCTATCAAGTGCGGGGGCGCACCTCAGAAGATCGCTTATCTCGCAGACGACTACCTGAGGAAAAAGGGCGTCCGTCACAAGGCTCAGATCCACTTCGTGACCGGAACGCCCACCATCTTCAGCGTGAAGAAGTACGCCGACGCGCTGATGAAGGTGGTCGAACGCAAACACATTCATACGCATTTCAAGCATCGCCTCATCGAAGTGAAGGCGGACGACAGGGTCGCCGTGTTCGAGAATCTGGACACAGGTGAGACCATGGCTCTTGAGTTTGACCTGCTGCACGTGGTGCCGCCGATGAGCGCGCCGGATGTCATCAAACAAAGTCCGCTTGCGAATGAAGCCGGATGGGTCGACGTGGACAAATTCACCCTCCAACACTTGCGCTATCCGAACGTCTTCAGCCTTGGCGACTGCTCGGGTCTACCCACCTCGAAGACAGGTGCTGCGATTCGCAAGCAGGTGCCGGTCTTGGTGCACAACCTGACAGCCTATCTAGCAAACCGGCCGCTCGAGGCCGAATATCATGGCTACACCTCCTGCCCCCTGGTGACGGGCTACGGCAGACTGATCCTCGCCGAGTTCGATTACAGTCACGAGCCAGACGAGACCTTCCCGTTTGACCAGGGCCAGGAGCGCTTCAGCATGTACGTGCTCAAGAAGTCGTTTCTCCCGGTTTTGTACTGGGACGGCATGCTCAAGGGTCTGATGTAG
- a CDS encoding DUF1641 domain-containing protein: MADNHAVEVNGTQRALGDPDFQAKFVRVIERLAEWDEALGDVSTAIAFGRELVQDRESMRYLLASASEEIPLRVDRDTLVALAELVNALPTIVQLLRPLLQFAEFAKAVLEDRASVDYLLASLTSEFEAVQRMAEEARQISREARRIAAEDRAPVTVWSLIRLLKEPVVQRGLRYAKAFVQAAQERAEAPPVKNL; the protein is encoded by the coding sequence ATGGCTGACAACCATGCGGTCGAAGTCAACGGGACCCAACGAGCCCTTGGCGATCCGGATTTTCAGGCGAAGTTTGTGCGCGTGATCGAGCGGCTGGCCGAGTGGGACGAGGCGCTCGGTGACGTATCTACCGCCATCGCGTTCGGGCGGGAACTGGTGCAGGATCGGGAATCCATGCGTTACCTGCTGGCGTCGGCGTCGGAAGAGATTCCACTGCGGGTCGATCGCGACACCCTCGTAGCCCTCGCCGAGCTCGTGAACGCCCTGCCGACAATCGTGCAACTCTTGCGGCCCCTACTGCAGTTCGCCGAGTTTGCCAAAGCCGTGCTTGAGGACCGGGCCTCCGTCGATTATCTGCTCGCGAGCCTTACATCCGAGTTTGAAGCGGTGCAGCGGATGGCCGAAGAAGCTCGCCAGATCTCGCGCGAGGCCAGGCGGATTGCCGCAGAGGATCGTGCGCCAGTGACCGTCTGGTCGCTCATTCGCCTGCTGAAGGAGCCGGTTGTTCAAAGGGGTCTTCGCTACGCGAAGGCGTTCGTCCAGGCGGCTCAGGAACGTGCGGAAGCGCCGCCTGTGAAAAACCTGTAA
- the groL gene encoding chaperonin GroEL (60 kDa chaperone family; promotes refolding of misfolded polypeptides especially under stressful conditions; forms two stacked rings of heptamers to form a barrel-shaped 14mer; ends can be capped by GroES; misfolded proteins enter the barrel where they are refolded when GroES binds), giving the protein MAKEIRFGEEARRAMMRGVDALADAVKVTLGPKGRNVVLEKKFGSPLITNDGVTIAKEIELEDPYENMGAQLVKEVATKTNDVAGDGTTTATVLAQAMIREGLKNVAAGANPMVLRRGIEKAVTAAVEELKKIAKPVQGRKNIAEVAAISAGSNEIGELIADAMEKVGNDGVITVEESKGFTTELEVVEGMQFDRGYISPYMVTDADKMEAVLDEPLILITDKKVSSIQEILPVLERVVQAGRSLLLIAEDVEGEALATLVVNKIRGTFNAVAVKAPGFGDRRKAMLQDIAILTGGQVISEELGLELRNTTLDQLGRARQVRVSKENTIIVDGAGDKSAIQARINQIKAQIEETTSDFDREKLQERLAKLAGGVAVIKVGAATETELKEKKLRIEDALNSTRAAVEEGIVPGGGVALVNVIKALDNVQAEGDELTGVNLVRKALEAPVRQIAENAGVEGSIIVERLKTEQPGIGFNAATGEWVNMFEAGIVDPAKVTRSALQNAASVAATFLTTEAAVADKPEKEKAPAPGAGMGDMM; this is encoded by the coding sequence ATGGCAAAAGAGATTCGCTTTGGTGAAGAAGCTCGCCGTGCGATGATGCGCGGAGTCGATGCGCTTGCGGATGCGGTCAAGGTGACGCTCGGGCCGAAAGGCCGCAACGTGGTGCTGGAGAAGAAGTTCGGATCTCCGCTCATCACGAACGACGGTGTGACCATCGCGAAGGAGATCGAGCTCGAGGATCCGTATGAGAACATGGGTGCTCAGCTCGTGAAGGAAGTCGCGACGAAGACCAATGACGTCGCGGGTGACGGTACGACGACGGCGACGGTGCTGGCGCAGGCGATGATCCGCGAGGGTCTGAAGAACGTCGCTGCCGGTGCGAACCCGATGGTGCTCCGCCGCGGCATTGAGAAGGCCGTGACGGCTGCGGTCGAGGAGCTGAAGAAGATCGCGAAGCCGGTCCAGGGCCGCAAGAACATCGCGGAGGTTGCTGCCATCTCGGCTGGTTCGAACGAAATCGGCGAGCTCATCGCGGATGCAATGGAGAAGGTCGGCAATGACGGCGTGATCACCGTCGAAGAGTCGAAGGGCTTCACGACTGAGCTCGAGGTCGTCGAGGGTATGCAGTTCGACCGCGGCTACATCTCGCCGTACATGGTGACGGACGCGGACAAGATGGAGGCCGTGCTGGACGAGCCGCTCATCCTCATCACCGACAAGAAGGTCTCGAGCATCCAGGAGATCCTGCCGGTGCTGGAGCGAGTCGTGCAGGCTGGCCGTTCGCTGCTCCTCATCGCCGAGGATGTGGAGGGCGAAGCGCTTGCGACCCTCGTGGTCAACAAGATCCGCGGTACGTTCAACGCCGTGGCCGTCAAGGCGCCTGGCTTTGGCGATCGCCGCAAGGCCATGTTGCAGGACATCGCCATCCTCACGGGTGGTCAGGTCATCAGCGAGGAGCTTGGGCTTGAACTGCGCAACACGACGCTGGATCAGCTCGGCCGCGCTCGCCAGGTGCGCGTGAGCAAGGAGAACACCATCATCGTGGACGGCGCTGGCGACAAGTCGGCTATCCAGGCTCGGATCAATCAGATCAAGGCGCAGATCGAGGAGACGACCTCCGACTTCGATCGCGAGAAGTTGCAGGAGCGCCTCGCGAAGCTCGCGGGTGGCGTCGCGGTCATCAAGGTCGGTGCGGCGACCGAGACCGAGCTCAAGGAGAAGAAGCTCCGCATCGAGGACGCGCTCAACTCGACGCGCGCGGCTGTCGAGGAGGGTATCGTGCCTGGCGGTGGCGTTGCGCTCGTCAACGTCATCAAGGCGCTCGACAACGTGCAGGCTGAGGGCGACGAGCTGACGGGCGTGAACCTCGTCCGCAAGGCGCTCGAGGCTCCGGTGCGTCAGATTGCGGAGAACGCGGGCGTCGAAGGCTCCATCATCGTGGAGCGCCTGAAGACGGAGCAGCCGGGCATCGGCTTCAACGCAGCGACCGGCGAGTGGGTCAACATGTTCGAGGCCGGTATCGTCGACCCGGCGAAGGTGACGCGCTCCGCGCTGCAGAATGCGGCGAGCGTCGCGGCGACCTTCCTCACGACCGAGGCTGCGGTTGCCGACAAGCCGGAAAAGGAAAAGGCTCCGGCTCCCGGCGCGGGCATGGGCGACATGATGTGA
- a CDS encoding 5-formyltetrahydrofolate cyclo-ligase has product MDKQALRQQYRVKRAAIVPDARRRQEEAICAHAQAWLRELSTNGFLGLYAAVHGEVDLAPLAEALLREGASVAFPRVEGPAQMEFCAVQSLADLHAGAYGIPAPGPRAPVVPPGEMAAVLVPGLAFAADGTRLGYGGGFYDRYFKRPEAASIRRIGVCFVEQLADALPRHPHDVRMHQLLTERGLAPCRW; this is encoded by the coding sequence ATGGATAAGCAGGCGCTGCGCCAACAATATCGCGTGAAACGAGCCGCCATCGTCCCGGACGCGAGGCGCCGTCAGGAGGAGGCCATCTGCGCACACGCGCAGGCGTGGCTCCGCGAGCTTTCCACCAACGGATTTCTCGGGCTGTATGCGGCTGTCCACGGCGAGGTCGATCTCGCCCCATTGGCCGAGGCGCTGCTTCGGGAAGGCGCGAGCGTCGCCTTCCCGCGCGTGGAAGGGCCGGCGCAGATGGAGTTCTGCGCTGTCCAGTCCCTCGCGGATCTGCATGCTGGCGCCTACGGCATCCCGGCGCCCGGGCCTCGCGCCCCGGTCGTCCCACCCGGCGAGATGGCGGCCGTCCTCGTTCCGGGCCTTGCCTTTGCGGCAGACGGCACGCGACTTGGGTATGGTGGCGGCTTTTACGATCGCTACTTCAAACGGCCGGAGGCGGCATCCATCCGGCGGATTGGCGTGTGTTTCGTCGAACAGTTGGCGGATGCGTTGCCTCGCCACCCGCACGACGTCCGCATGCACCAACTTCTCACCGAGAGGGGACTTGCGCCCTGCAGGTGGTGA
- a CDS encoding molybdopterin-binding protein: MIRREVPVEEAIGLALAHDMTRIVPGEFKGRQFKRGHVVREEDIPVLLDMGKRHLYILELEAGELHEDDAAVRMAQAIAGEGVELSEVSEGKVILRAKRDGMLWVDARRVTAMNTIDEISIATKRPFQHVTRGTSLAAVRPIPLVIAEDKVRAVEVIASQAQKRAVIDVLPYQPQKVRIVTTGSEILHGRVEDKFGPVLRAKLARYGIQDVHQVFVGDERDRIADAIVEACEKGATLVLVTGGMSVDPDDRSPGAIRDAATEVVTYGTPMLPGAMLMLAYRNDTAIFGLPGAVIYDPITSFDRVLPRVLTGLRVRKRDIAVLGVGGWLNA; this comes from the coding sequence GTGATCCGGCGAGAAGTGCCTGTCGAAGAGGCCATTGGCCTGGCGCTCGCGCACGACATGACGCGCATCGTGCCCGGAGAGTTTAAGGGGCGCCAGTTTAAGCGGGGCCACGTGGTGCGCGAGGAGGACATCCCGGTCCTGCTCGACATGGGGAAGCGGCACCTGTACATTCTGGAGCTCGAGGCGGGCGAGTTGCACGAGGACGATGCGGCCGTCCGCATGGCCCAGGCCATCGCGGGCGAGGGCGTCGAGCTCTCCGAGGTCTCGGAGGGCAAGGTCATCCTCCGCGCGAAGCGGGACGGCATGCTGTGGGTGGACGCGCGGCGCGTGACGGCCATGAACACCATCGACGAGATCTCCATCGCCACCAAGCGGCCGTTCCAGCACGTGACGCGGGGGACAAGCCTCGCCGCCGTGCGCCCCATTCCGCTGGTCATCGCCGAGGACAAGGTCCGCGCTGTGGAGGTCATCGCGTCGCAGGCGCAGAAGCGCGCCGTGATCGACGTGTTGCCGTATCAGCCCCAGAAGGTGCGGATTGTGACGACGGGCAGCGAGATCCTGCACGGGCGCGTGGAGGACAAGTTCGGGCCCGTTCTAAGGGCCAAGCTCGCGCGCTACGGCATCCAGGACGTGCACCAGGTGTTTGTCGGCGACGAGCGGGATCGGATTGCTGACGCCATCGTCGAGGCGTGCGAGAAGGGGGCGACGCTCGTGCTCGTCACGGGGGGGATGTCGGTGGATCCCGACGACCGGTCGCCTGGCGCCATCCGTGACGCCGCGACCGAGGTGGTGACGTACGGCACGCCCATGCTGCCCGGGGCCATGCTCATGCTCGCGTATCGGAACGACACGGCCATCTTCGGACTCCCGGGCGCCGTCATCTACGATCCCATCACGTCGTTTGATCGCGTTCTTCCGCGCGTCCTCACCGGGCTTCGCGTTCGCAAGCGGGACATCGCCGTCCTGGGCGTGGGTGGCTGGCTCAATGCGTGA
- the mobA gene encoding molybdenum cofactor guanylyltransferase has translation MVKWAAVLAGGASRRMAERGNKLLLPREPGGIPMAGHVVRVAESVAPRVAVLYADESVRSAVEPWLTGEIAWMKDEECYQGPLAALGRFAAREPSDVSPLLVLAGDLPGISTDAVRSLVDALTRTGADVAAAEREGRMQPLVAVYAERAVRAIADAAARGEKRILKALEGLSICTVAFDDAWAVRPVHRPEDYEAWLTREGKA, from the coding sequence GTGGTGAAATGGGCCGCCGTGCTTGCGGGCGGTGCGTCGAGGCGGATGGCAGAGCGGGGGAATAAGCTTTTGCTTCCGCGAGAACCGGGCGGGATTCCGATGGCCGGCCACGTCGTGCGGGTGGCGGAATCGGTCGCTCCGCGCGTCGCCGTGCTCTATGCGGACGAGTCTGTGCGAAGCGCTGTCGAGCCTTGGCTGACGGGCGAGATCGCCTGGATGAAAGACGAGGAATGCTACCAGGGGCCGCTCGCCGCGCTCGGCCGCTTTGCGGCGCGCGAGCCTTCGGACGTCTCCCCGCTCCTCGTGCTGGCGGGGGACCTGCCGGGCATTTCGACGGACGCTGTTCGGTCGCTCGTGGACGCGTTGACGCGCACCGGTGCCGACGTCGCCGCCGCGGAGCGCGAGGGGAGGATGCAGCCGCTCGTTGCTGTCTACGCGGAGCGCGCGGTGCGAGCTATCGCGGATGCCGCCGCGCGCGGGGAGAAGCGGATTCTCAAGGCTCTTGAGGGGCTTTCGATTTGTACCGTCGCGTTTGACGATGCCTGGGCCGTCCGGCCGGTGCACCGGCCGGAGGACTACGAGGCGTGGCTTACGAGGGAGGGAAAGGCGTGA